The following DNA comes from Osmerus eperlanus chromosome 5, fOsmEpe2.1, whole genome shotgun sequence.
CACGAGGCCCGTTTAATCTGGATAGACATATTTATTAGTTTCATATCTGAATGTACAAGCTAAGTTTGACAACAGGTAACTGACATGTTACTGTCTATACAGCAAAGACCACCAGCATCAGACCACTTTACAAAAGCCATCTGACTACACAGAGCTGTCCGGAACTCACTCTCTGAAACACAGCCCATGTGTTTGTACCACATGTGTAAGTGTGGTAGCCTATGGGTCAGATACAGTGCATGGGGCTTGGAGGTGAAAGGTATGATATATTCAGACCCTGTACACAAccctgacttcctgcttaaagcCTGACTAAGGTGCCCAGTTCTATTTCACACGTTTCTTTCAATGACTCGGCAGGTTTCAGCTATTCTGTGTTGAGAAAACAGCTCTTTGGGTTGAATATTGATGATGAGCTAGGAGAAAATGCTTGGGGAAGGAGTGAAACAGAACTGGGCCAGGCTGGATCCCAACAGTGACCTCTTCTCCACAGTCCAGTCTGCAAAGGGCCCAACTGCCAAGTTGCTTCTACCCAACTTTTAAGGAGAAGAAAACCACTTCACAGGTTTGAGATCTAGCCCTTCCCTAGAGGGAAGACATACTTTGGCAACAAGCTTTGTGGAGAAACAGGCTTATTTTCATATAATTCTGTCACTCGTTCAAGTCAAAACATGCCCTATTTTGTGACACAAAATGGACGACTTTGCCAAAGTTTAGTAGGCTAGCAACCAAAAAAGTGCTTTCAAAAGTGCTTTCAAAATGTGATTAAATTACAAAAACATAAATTAAAGTATAGGTATGTGAACTTGTATCTGCTCCAGCCCTGATAAGGACAGGACATTTGTTTtactaataaaataaaacatgttAAGTCACAGGAAGTATATGgaagacatacagtatattcccCATATACTAAACCTATAAAACAATCTTGAAACAAAAGTTACACACACGgtcgctcacacactcacaaacagagGAAGTATGTAGCAGAGGAACTGGAACTGATGCTGGGGTACAAAGAAAGATTAACATAGTTATTGCCTCATTTCAACAGaacaatacacacactgcaACCTGCAAAACAACTGTTTTACCATACATCTGGATTTATTCCAAAAATAGAAGATATACTGTTTATATATACTGTTTACATATATTACGTTTACATATTACCAAGAAGAAAAGCCACAACCTAATACAGGTTCAAATGTCACAATATTACATTTAAACAGTTCTGTGGGAGGGTGATATGCGGTTCCTTGACCCGGtgtttgtgaaagtgtgtgtgtgtccgtgcgtgcgtgcacataCACCTGTATTTGTGTCACACAGGTGTGCTTTCATCACATCCACCGACCCTTCTTTAGACGTGAGAACACACTCTTTTTAGACAgagcctacacacacgcacacacacacgcacgcacgcacacaaaacaACCTGAAATGCtccacagacagagaaaggcagaaacagagagatgcagagcaAGGGGGGAATTTTCCAAAAAAGAAGAGATTCTAATGGAACAATTTTCTCATAACATATGATCAAAATGTGCACTTCAGATCAtgggaaaacaaaaacaaaaaaaggtttaCTGAAACGGCACAGTGACAGAAGTTGGCTTAGAGGATCTTTCAgtgttcccctctccctcacacccccagccctccctgcaCTGAGCTGAGGACAGAACCACAGCCTGAGGTCAGCGCCTCAACAAAGAGTTTAAGTGCAAAATCTAGCTCAGCCAAGGAGCCAAGCCAAACAACCCCGACGACAACATAAAGCtgaatcccacacacacacacacgcacacacacacacacacacacacacacacacagtccctgtgTGATGATGTTACTGTATACTTAGGAGACACTACTGTGGGAGCAGGGACACATTTATTGGTTGGTTGTTCTCAGTCCAGAAGCTTCCGCTCTCCCTGtgcctccctctttttctgaaTCAGCTCTGGACACTGACCTGGCAAGACAGCACTGCTGAACACCACAGGATGCTGTataatgaagtgtgtgtgtgtgtgtgtgtatgtgtgtgcgtgtgagtgtctgtgtgtgtaccgcaTTTCTAGGCTGGGCCGTTTGCAGAGGGGGGCGTCTCTCTGTGGGGAGATGAGAAATGAACGGCGTTAAGATGGATACTTGCGTTAAACATAATTTTCATGTAGCACTTTACTCTGACAACTTCCTCTTCTCACCTCTCCGCCCTCAGAGAAAAGTCTTCAAGCCATTACATTTCAAACCTTCCCTTGTTCTTATTAATACACACGGTCACTGAACAGCCCCCTTCCTTTCATCAGCAGCTCAGGGCAACAAACGTAAACGGATCAGAGGCAAATTTCGTCGACCCATTTTCAAATCCCTAACGACGTCATCACGGATGATAATACATATTCCATTCCGCCCAATAGCTCACACAGGAAAGAACAGCGGAGAGGAAAGGCTCTGTGTCTGGCCGGTCGCGTGCGCGACAGCAACACGCTCTCAACATGGGACGGTCACATCGTTTCTAGAAGACTCCTCGCGCGCGCAGCTTACTTAGTGAGTGCTGCAGGGCGGTCTGTGGGGGGCCAGGGGCCGGGGTGGGTCGCGTCGCcgtccttctccttcttcttgtctttcttctcctctctggtgGAGAGTCTGTCCAGGGGCGGCTTGTCCTCCTCACTAGAAGAAGAGAGGCCACAGCTGTCTAGACGGACCACAGCTCCAGAACTCAGCAGACTGGACACGTTCAGACTGGGTGACAGCAGCCCCGTCGTCAGTCACACTCAGTTAGTAGtagaccatgcacacacacacacgcactcgcgCACTTCTGCTTCAGTGCAAGTCTTGCACACGACACTTTCTTTTACAGTGGTTCGAGATCTCCATAAAGCCTGAACCCCAAGCCTTGCTCAAACATGACACACTGCCagatcagagacacacacctctgtctCTACATACCCTCTGACCGCTGGTCTGAATactctggaggggagaggagaacacagggggagagaggggacagggagggggagggagggagggagggagggagaaggggacagggggagatgggaggaggagaagcaggaggacagacacgcgggagagagagggagcagagaaacaggggcagggagggcagcaggatcaggcagggtgtgtttgggcagagagaggagaaggggtaggaggacagggttggtgtgaacagtgagacagggagaggaacagACTGCACTGAAGTGGAAAGAgaaactgagtgtgtgtgtgcacgcgcgcgCTTGTGTGCACACCTGGTGAAGACCGCCCTCTCGTGTTTGGCATCCACGGTGAGTCGGAGGGTCTCTTTGCCGGCTACCGTGGTGATCGTCTCCGTGGTGACTGTGTCCGTGGAGACGGACTcggtcttctcctcctcctcctcgctgtcgGAGCCGCCTGATGAAGAGCTGTCCGACGCCACCAGGGGGGCCTTCCTCGCCACGCACACGCTCCACACGCAGGCTGCAgacgtggagggggggggggtcacacgcCTTCATACATCCAGTAGAGACACGGACAAGAGAGATGTGCGTGTGTTCAAACTCACGGTTCCGATCCTGGTCCGGTTTAGTTCCGTCAGACCCACTGATCTCCGAGTCCACAGGAGAGCTGCATCTCGGACCCGTCTCTgagctgaggacacacacactcacacagggctTAGAACGCTATGGAGATACACGTGCCCACACAGCATGCGCATGCACGTGGAAAGGCTAACGCACCAGCAGAAGGGTTGGAAGTCTGTAAACTTGGCCCAGCCTTTTTCCTCCGTCTCCGTGGTGACCGGCTGGGGGGCGACACTGTCCCAAGCTGAGATGCCAGCTCCTGCAGCGGGGGCCTTGGAGTTCACCTCCCCGAAATCAGCCGTCCAGCCAACGCCTGACAGAAATTCGACAAGTTAACTCGTGGTCACCATGAAACTACGGTGTAAGGCATAGCGTGCTCCGTGACCTGGCTGAGTGGGACTCACTCTGGGGGGGCTCCGTCGGGATCTCCTTCTTGACATTTTCCGCTCCCTCTtttggcccctccccctcgtccGTGTCGGAGCCCGGCGCAGGAGGGTCGGCGCAGGAGTTCGGCGCAGGAGCGTCGCTCGCCCCGTCGCTTTGAGACGGCGGCCTGTACCATTGAGAACCACCGaacctgacagagagagaggaggactggcTCTATGTGTGTTCAAGGGCATTGGATCAATGTGTCCAGTccacggcgtgtgtgtgtgtgtacctagttCTGGACTTGCCCTGCCTTGCATAGttgatctctttctcttcccagatgtcctcctcatcatcaaagGGCTGAATTTTCTCCTTGGAGCACGCCTCAAACACGGTGGTGCTGGACTGCAgacgacaccacacacacacgcacgcacacagcttCTTACTATACCAGTGTTTCCTCGATGTTGATTTTGCCGTGGCAGCTGAATTtatgccgccacggtatcagaaatagggctgtacaaaagtccgtgtatcagcagtgattgttagagtgcatgtcggagaatagcacggacacgcgcttcacaccgcagttgggattgcgtgtgtgcgtccttgagaactgtaagtcgtataatttatgttgtcagttcatttaagcctgttattgtattagtctataaatcttgcaaatttaaattaagtaaactggtgattttcattgtttgtattcttcccctgctagctaaattgcacgtctgttgattcgatagcgattgctgcccttgctcacgtttgtattttaggtgcattattatgctgaagtagttttaattaataaatagtgggtttattgttattacttGCTACCGAATGCtcagcctatcaagatcaaatgaagcagacagtgtacatgctttcgagtaccttaatcgataggctaggctacttaccatgtacaataagttgttacgtcaattattaattggcagcatttctgccatttagaacatactttatgagtggaaggtttctttaagtagcctacctCTAGTagcagacctgcccccactgctaaaaagaatcctagaggaaacactgtataCCAACAGATACCAAGTGAATGGCCCATTGCAGCTACTCCGTAAAGTGGAGTTAGCATGCTGGTTAACTCACACTGTCCTCCCCTCCGTCAATGTTCATGTTGATCTCTGCAATACGGTCAAAGGTGGCACTGCAATGACAAGTGCAAATCCCTCCAttagtacgtacacacacacacacacacagagaaactttGCTGAAACATAGATCGGCCATCTCTTACTTGATGCTGTCATCATGCTCGGCAAACTCCTCGTCGTTGAAGCCGAACTGATCCACAAAGTTTGCGGTCATCTGCTGGATCTGGTAGTCTGAGAAGGCCTGCAAAAATCCAGTCGCATCGCTACGGGTCAGCTAGTGGGCCAGGTCGTGGTTGTGTAcacatgtgggtgtgtatgtgtgtgtatgtgggtgtgggtgtagtGTACCTGTTGCAGTGACATTTCATTGGGGAACGGGCTCTCCATGTCATCGTCCTCACTGGAGGAGTGCAGGTTGTGGGTGCTGACCTAAAACACAGCAAACAACGTTCAAACAGCATTTAACACAAGGAGACTCGCCGACTGCAGGCAAGACACCTGCAGTGAGGTGTTTACCAGGTCTACCGTGTTCTTCCTGTTGGTCTCTGTGAGGGTCTGGTCCACAAAGCTCTCCCAGCGCCCCCTGCAGTCTTCAGGTAGCTCTGCAGCCAGGGAACACACCACGCAACCACAGCCAGTCAGATGGAACCAGCGACAGTTTGTTATGAAAAGTGGACTgggtataacacacacacacacacactcgcgctctctctctcagactcacCTGTGATGAGACTGCTAATATGGGTCTGTACAGGGCCTTTCTCCAGGTTCTGGACCACTGTGTTGGCAATCCTGGTCAGGTGACCCATGTAGCCCCTCCTCATTCCCCCGCCTGCCCTGGAAACATAAGTGACGACACACTGACGCTCCGGGGAAGCAGCACATCAACGCAACAGAAACACTGTAGCCAGACGGTCGCTTACTGTATCTTGTCATTCTCCTCCCAGGCCTCTAGAATCCTCTGGACCAAGCGACAGTGCTGGAAAAGCTgggcgagagacacagagagaaagccagagggaggggtggagatatTTTGAGAGTCTCACAGGTGCTGCACCAAATCAGGACACATGCACTCAAGCGGAGATGACACCTACATGTGCCACCAGCGTGTTGTGAGAGACGTCAGGAGCCACGGACGGCTCTGGAGGTTTGGGACTGGGTGGGGCCTGTTCCTGCTGGGGCTCCTTGACAAGCCCGGAATTTTCCTGGGGCCCTGGGCCTGGCTGGGGCCTCCCCTCCTGGGCAGAGTGGCAGAGGACACCggccacacacagctccacttGGAAGTGCAAGAAGTTATTCCAGATGAACTTAAAAAACAAGTCCTGCAAAATAAAAAAGTCACGTATCACCATCTTGATGAACATCGTATTTTTCAACTGAACACCTATGAACAGGCCACTTTCTCGACTATGGTAATATTCCGTCTTGCGTCTCCGGTGTTGGCGAGTATCTCACCAGAAGCAGGTCCAGGGAATTGAGCCTGCAGAGCTCCTGGAGGACCCCCGTGTTCGTGGGGGAACTGGTCTGAGAGCCGCTCTGCAGCAGAGACGCCACCAGTCTGGCTGCGTGGAGACGGCTGTTGCCCAGCGGCTCCTCCAGCACGCCCAGGGTGGTCAGCATGGGGCCCcgctacacaaacacaggacaCAGAAACTCTTGACCTCACAGAGACGGCATCTGCTCAGGCCTAAACACACAGTGGGAAAGTCTTGTACTGTGGAAATCCCTCAAATGTGCTTcactatggggggggggggggggggggtcatttcaTTGGATGTTCATGTCACGTTTAGACACGTCTGTGTGTACAAAGGACTTGTGGGTGTTTACCTTGGGCGGATCCAGCAGCAGTTGATGGAAGTctgtgaggtgggggaggataGCCAGAAGGATGCTGCTGTTGACTGGGTAACATCTCTCACATCCCTgagcacacacatccatcagaCTCTCcaacctaaaacacacacacacacacacaagttgacAGCAGTACAGTTTATTCTTTTCCGACGTCTTAAAGACGGACACAGACAGAGCCAGTCCCACTCACACAGGCCTCCTGATCTCCAGCAAGGTGAGAAGCACTTGAGTTCCGTTGACGATGCAGCTCTCCGTCCTGCCTCCCTCAAACATGTTCTTCAACAGCTGTCCCACACACTCCTGACTGTGGAAACACAGAGGATCATGACAtcagctgtatgtgtgtgtatgtgtatgtgtgtgtgtgtgtgtgtgtgtatgtgtgtgtgtgtgtatgtgtgtgtgtgtatgtgtgtgtgtggttggttgcAAGGGGGGGACACTCACGACTCCAGAACAGCGAGCAACGGGTCAGGCACGGAGTTCTCCTGGAGCTGATTGGCCTGGTCTCTGCTGAGACGAATGATGTCACACACCGTCTGAGACGCATTGGACTGTCTCTGAAAAGTGCACGCACATCGGGCTCACATCCTTTGTGTCGCCGGTCGCGTGGGTTTTGCCTGTGTTTGTTTCTATGTCGACATGGTTGTGCGTGTGCTCCGCGTCTCACCTCGTCATCGATCCCTGGGTGAATGAGCTCAATGAGCCTCTGGGCGAGTCTCTCCTTATTCAGCCACTGCAGAGAAAGATCGCTGTTGTTGTTCCATTACGCTCCATACACTAAGTGGGGAGTCGTGGCCAAGttgagtgtgtatgcgtgtgtttgtgtgcgtctcACATTAAGTGTCTCCTGTCGAAGAGGGGCCGGCTCCACACAGCTGATGAGGCGCAGCAGCAGATCCATCATGGCCGACGCATCGATGTGCTTCAGCACCAGAGGCAGGAAGCCCTCCTTCTCACGCAGGAACCAGATCACCTACAGAGACGACAGCTGAATACGGCTGAGTGGACGTAGAGGGCTACGTTACCAGAAGAACACCCCACTGGCTGTGATGACAACACGTTTTAAATAACACTTGAACACACACCGAAATCAGTgcgtccatatcaatgtccattcagaagcctttCCAaggtttctttccaagggccatctgaagggacattgatatggacactgatacacttctcactagtcactttacacactgtcactttcagctactggttgcattatcagcaatattgcactattgtacttcgcTGTCTTAGGTTagcataggtttataaggttagtataggttatttcagctactggttgcactatcagcaatattgcacgattgtacttcacttgtcttagaTTAGTATAGGTAATCATGTAtttagatgtgtgtatgtgtgtttagtatactgtattgaatattgtatattatttgtatttgtatatgAGGAGGTGTACTATATTTTACAGaacatagatgtaatctatgttctgtgtacttatatgttatgccaggttgctttgcgttgtcttgtcctaagaatttcagtgcccagtctgaccctgtgttgttctgtgcatctgacaataaaagacttgaacttgaaatgtGTCCCTGGCTCTTGGTCACATATGGCATGATTTGACAGAGGCTAAGACCGTGAGAAGGGGGTGAGCATAGATACAGGAAGGTATTGGAGTTTCAGCTTCACTGTCTTACTGTAACAAAGTGGTGGGTGTATTGGAGGTTGAGGTGTAGATGTGCAGAGGATTTTggagtcctctgtgtgtgtgtgtgagtttgtgtgggtgtgttaccTGCTCTGTCTTGCGTGTGATAAGATTCCCAATGGTcttgctgaagaaggaggcgaggagggggttgaggggggagggCTGCTCCAAAAAGGCATACAGGGTTTCCAACAGCGGCTTCTCGTTCCCCAGCTTATCATTAATTACAGCGACATCACACGTCAGCAGCTCACATGCTATGTTAGGGTACCTGCAACAAATACAGGCCCAGTCAGTCACAGACCTCCACGTCCTGGCCTAGCCAGAACTCTTTCAGAAACCACACTGGTGTAGACATGTCCATGTACTAAGGCTAAGAGATATGGCTATTTTCCCCCTATTAACCATCCCAGATTTTGCACAGTTGGTGAAAGTAAGACCATAGCATTTTCGGAGGGGACGTGTCTCTAACACCAATATCGGATATGTTTTATGAATTTTGGGCTTGAGCCTTCGTTTCTGGACCGACTAAGATCCTGTAAACTATACAGTGGGCAGTGTATAGTCTACTACCACACTCACTTGAAGCGCCAGGTTTCCTCCACACCAGCAGGGGGCTCTGTAGTTATGAGACGAAGCAGCTCCTGCATGCAGCTGTCCTGAGACAGGAACAGGAGGAGCCTTGCGCGCATTGAGACAGAAAACCACTCTTTGACATTGGCACAAACAAACAGGCTACTCAAAGGAAATGCTAATGATGTTACCCCATTAGTCCTGTAAGGCCTATAATGCGAAAGTAACCTGCGGTTCTGGGCCTTGCATTCCTGCAGCACATCCTCCTCGTCCATAAGCTCTGTGAGTGTGACGTCCTCCTTATCCAGTAGAGCCTCCAGGTGGGACGAAGTGTGCAGGTCAAACttccaaaacatggctgctgcggtcacaagctcacacactcagctaggagaggagagattgagGCAGGTTGTAAACTAAACGGAGAACTTGAGAAAAGAATACATCTACATGATGTGATAGGcactgtttatatgtgtgtatcGAGACTAACTGTCCGTCTTACCCGTGGATATGGAGTGTCCTCAGTCAGTGCTCTGTGAGCACACGGACCTGGGTCTCGAAGATTGCAGGTGGCCTGGATATAGAGCAGCATGGGTGTCTGCAGtcaacaacacagctctctcacATTCACTCTACACCCCACACAATCTCACACCACAAGCACAAACGAACTCTCACACGTAGAGATGTCTGCAACCTGAAAGAAATGTGGGTGGGGAGTCTGAGTAGAGGTGAAACACGCACTGGTAGTCATCCTGCTGCAATCTTCCCACTGTTTCGTCATGGAAAATAATAGGCCAACTCTTGAAAAGCAAGACTTGGGATCATTCCAGACTCCAGTGGGGCAAAATAGTGCGTTGCCTCTTTCAGGAAGCTTTCTCTGTAACCGAGTTAAAGATGCATGTCTGTATAATGACATTATCCAGCTtcctctgagacacacactcgACAGAGGTTCAGAGGTTCTGCCAACAGACTGAGGGCAAGCTCTGCTATCATAATACACTGTTGTCCAACTATTATCTGGGGTGATGTCATT
Coding sequences within:
- the ppp6r2b gene encoding serine/threonine-protein phosphatase 6 regulatory subunit 2 isoform X2 yields the protein MFWKFDLHTSSHLEALLDKEDVTLTELMDEEDVLQECKAQNRRLLLFLSQDSCMQELLRLITTEPPAGVEETWRFKYPNIACELLTCDVAVINDKLGNEKPLLETLYAFLEQPSPLNPLLASFFSKTIGNLITRKTEQVIWFLREKEGFLPLVLKHIDASAMMDLLLRLISCVEPAPLRQETLNWLNKERLAQRLIELIHPGIDDERQSNASQTVCDIIRLSRDQANQLQENSVPDPLLAVLESQECVGQLLKNMFEGGRTESCIVNGTQVLLTLLEIRRPVLESLMDVCAQGCERCYPVNSSILLAILPHLTDFHQLLLDPPKRGPMLTTLGVLEEPLGNSRLHAARLVASLLQSGSQTSSPTNTGVLQELCRLNSLDLLLDLFFKFIWNNFLHFQVELCVAGVLCHSAQEGRPQPGPGPQENSGLVKEPQQEQAPPSPKPPEPSVAPDVSHNTLVAHLFQHCRLVQRILEAWEENDKIQAGGGMRRGYMGHLTRIANTVVQNLEKGPVQTHISSLITELPEDCRGRWESFVDQTLTETNRKNTVSTHNLHSSSEDDDMESPFPNEMSLQQAFSDYQIQQMTANFVDQFGFNDEEFAEHDDSINATFDRIAEINMNIDGGEDSSSTTVFEACSKEKIQPFDDEEDIWEEKEINYARQGKSRTRFGGSQWYRPPSQSDGASDAPAPNSCADPPAPGSDTDEGEGPKEGAENVKKEIPTEPPQSVGWTADFGEVNSKAPAAGAGISAWDSVAPQPVTTETEEKGWAKFTDFQPFCCSETGPRCSSPVDSEISGSDGTKPDQDRNPCVWSVCVARKAPLVASDSSSSGGSDSEEEEEKTESVSTDTVTTETITTVAGKETLRLTVDAKHERAVFTRVFRPAVRGEEDKPPLDRLSTREEKKDKKKEKDGDATHPGPWPPTDRPAALTKETPPSANGPA
- the ppp6r2b gene encoding serine/threonine-protein phosphatase 6 regulatory subunit 2 isoform X1 produces the protein MFWKFDLHTSSHLEALLDKEDVTLTELMDEEDVLQECKAQNRRLLLFLSQDSCMQELLRLITTEPPAGVEETWRFKYPNIACELLTCDVAVINDKLGNEKPLLETLYAFLEQPSPLNPLLASFFSKTIGNLITRKTEQVIWFLREKEGFLPLVLKHIDASAMMDLLLRLISCVEPAPLRQETLNWLNKERLAQRLIELIHPGIDDERQSNASQTVCDIIRLSRDQANQLQENSVPDPLLAVLESQECVGQLLKNMFEGGRTESCIVNGTQVLLTLLEIRRPVLESLMDVCAQGCERCYPVNSSILLAILPHLTDFHQLLLDPPKRGPMLTTLGVLEEPLGNSRLHAARLVASLLQSGSQTSSPTNTGVLQELCRLNSLDLLLDLFFKFIWNNFLHFQVELCVAGVLCHSAQEGRPQPGPGPQENSGLVKEPQQEQAPPSPKPPEPSVAPDVSHNTLVAHLFQHCRLVQRILEAWEENDKIQAGGGMRRGYMGHLTRIANTVVQNLEKGPVQTHISSLITELPEDCRGRWESFVDQTLTETNRKNTVDLVSTHNLHSSSEDDDMESPFPNEMSLQQAFSDYQIQQMTANFVDQFGFNDEEFAEHDDSINATFDRIAEINMNIDGGEDSSSTTVFEACSKEKIQPFDDEEDIWEEKEINYARQGKSRTRFGGSQWYRPPSQSDGASDAPAPNSCADPPAPGSDTDEGEGPKEGAENVKKEIPTEPPQSVGWTADFGEVNSKAPAAGAGISAWDSVAPQPVTTETEEKGWAKFTDFQPFCCSETGPRCSSPVDSEISGSDGTKPDQDRNPCVWSVCVARKAPLVASDSSSSGGSDSEEEEEKTESVSTDTVTTETITTVAGKETLRLTVDAKHERAVFTRVFRPAVRGEEDKPPLDRLSTREEKKDKKKEKDGDATHPGPWPPTDRPAALTKETPPSANGPA
- the ppp6r2b gene encoding serine/threonine-protein phosphatase 6 regulatory subunit 2 isoform X3, whose product is MFWKFDLHTSSHLEALLDKEDVTLTELMDEEDVLQECKAQNRRLLLFLSQDSCMQELLRLITTEPPAGVEETWRFKYPNIACELLTCDVAVINDKLGNEKPLLETLYAFLEQPSPLNPLLASFFSKTIGNLITRKTEQVIWFLREKEGFLPLVLKHIDASAMMDLLLRLISCVEPAPLRQETLNWLNKERLAQRLIELIHPGIDDERQSNASQTVCDIIRLSRDQANQLQENSVPDPLLAVLESQECVGQLLKNMFEGGRTESCIVNGTQVLLTLLEIRRPVLESLMDVCAQGCERCYPVNSSILLAILPHLTDFHQLLLDPPKRGPMLTTLGVLEEPLGNSRLHAARLVASLLQSGSQTSSPTNTGVLQELCRLNSLDLLLDLFFKFIWNNFLHFQVELCVAGVLCHSAQEGRPQPGPGPQENSGLVKEPQQEQAPPSPKPPEPSVAPDVSHNTLVAHLFQHCRLVQRILEAWEENDKIQAGGGMRRGYMGHLTRIANTVVQNLEKGPVQTHISSLITELPEDCRGRWESFVDQTLTETNRKNTVDLVSTHNLHSSSEDDDMESPFPNEMSLQQAFSDYQIQQMTANFVDQFGFNDEEFAEHDDSINATFDRIAEINMNIDGGEDSSSTTVFEACSKEKIQPFDDEEDIWEEKEINYARQGKSRTRFGGSQWYRPPSQSDGASDAPAPNSCADPPAPGSDTDEGEGPKEGAENVKKEIPTEPPQSVGWTADFGEVNSKAPAAGAGISAWDSVAPQPVTTETEEKGWAKFTDFQPFCCSETGPRCSSPVDSEISGSDGTKPDQDRNPCVWSVCVARKAPLVASDSSSSGGSDSEEEEEKTESVSTDTVTTETITTVAGKETLRLTVDAKHERAVFTSEEDKPPLDRLSTREEKKDKKKEKDGDATHPGPWPPTDRPAALTKETPPSANGPA